One region of Vitis vinifera cultivar Pinot Noir 40024 chromosome 1, ASM3070453v1 genomic DNA includes:
- the LOC100245367 gene encoding 11-beta-hydroxysteroid dehydrogenase 1A isoform X1, which yields MDLNYLIHKSMSLVIIPLVLVSLCWILPLLFLFRLIFSFFQFFSQENMAGKVVLITGASSGIGEQMAYEYAKKGACLVIVARRKKKLEEVAAQARELGSPDVVVVCGDVSNINECKQFIDEAIHHFGRLDHLVNNAGVTGGYPFEEITDITKFALLMDVNFWGTVYPTYFAIPHLRKTKGKIFVNSSSCAFLQPPRLSFYSASKAALIGFFEALRIELAPSVTITIATLGIIDSEMSRGKILSKDGELILSPENSKGVFEGFPVMNTEPATKSIVDSICRGERYVTEPQWYGAIHLLKDLCPEMVEWYYSIMYFKKKSSLFAEKAD from the exons ATGGACTTGAACTATCTGATTCACAAATCAATGAGTTTAGTCATCATCCCTCTAGTTTTGGTCTCTCTATGTTGGATCTTAcctcttctcttccttttcaGGCTCATCTTTTCCTTCTTCCAATTCTTCTCCCAAGAGAACATGGCGGGAAAAGTCGTCCTCATCACAGGCGCCTCCTCAGGAATCGGAGAG CAAATGGCTTACGAATATGCAAAGAAAGGAGCTTGTTTAGTGATAGTTgcgagaaggaagaagaagctaGAGGAGGTGGCAGCACAGGCTCGGGAGCTCGGCTCCCCTGATGTTGTTGTTGTTTGCGGTGATGTTTCTAATATCAATGAATGCAAGCAATTTATTGATGAAGCTATCCACCACTTTGGTAGAt TGGATCATCTGGTGAATAATGCTGGAGTTACTGGCGGCTACCCATTTGAAGAGATCACAGATATTACAAAATTTGCACTTCTAATG GATGTGAATTTCTGGGGCACTGTTTATCCAACTTATTTTGCAATTCCTCACCTCAGGAAGACCAAGGGCAAGATTTTTGTTAACTCATCTTCTTGTGCATTTCTGCAGCCACCAAGATTGAGTTTCTACAGT GCAAGTAAAGCAGCATTAATAGGCTTCTTTGAGGCACTGAGAATTGAGCTGGCTCCTTCAGTCACCATAACAATTGCCACTCTTGGTATAATAGATTCCGAGATGTCCCGGGGAAAAATCTTATCCAAGGATGGAGAACTCATACTATCCCCAGAAAACAGCAAa GGTGTTTTTGAGGGATTCCCAGTGATGAACACTGAGCCAGCTACTAAGTCCATTGTCGATAGTATCTGCCGAGGAGAAAGGTATGTGACTGAGCCACAATGGTACGGAGCGATCCATCTGCTCAAAGATTTATGCCCAGAAATGGTGGAATGGTACTATAGCATCATGTACTTTAAGAAGAAATCGAGCCTATTTGCAGAAAAAGCAGACTGA
- the LOC100245367 gene encoding 11-beta-hydroxysteroid dehydrogenase 1A isoform X2: MDLNYLIHKSMSLVIIPLVLVSLCWILPLLFLFRLIFSFFQFFSQENMAGKVVLITGASSGIGEQMAYEYAKKGACLVIVARRKKKLEEVAAQARELGSPDVVVVCGDVSNINECKQFIDEAIHHFGRLDHLVNNAGVTGGYPFEEITDITKFALLMASKAALIGFFEALRIELAPSVTITIATLGIIDSEMSRGKILSKDGELILSPENSKGVFEGFPVMNTEPATKSIVDSICRGERYVTEPQWYGAIHLLKDLCPEMVEWYYSIMYFKKKSSLFAEKAD; this comes from the exons ATGGACTTGAACTATCTGATTCACAAATCAATGAGTTTAGTCATCATCCCTCTAGTTTTGGTCTCTCTATGTTGGATCTTAcctcttctcttccttttcaGGCTCATCTTTTCCTTCTTCCAATTCTTCTCCCAAGAGAACATGGCGGGAAAAGTCGTCCTCATCACAGGCGCCTCCTCAGGAATCGGAGAG CAAATGGCTTACGAATATGCAAAGAAAGGAGCTTGTTTAGTGATAGTTgcgagaaggaagaagaagctaGAGGAGGTGGCAGCACAGGCTCGGGAGCTCGGCTCCCCTGATGTTGTTGTTGTTTGCGGTGATGTTTCTAATATCAATGAATGCAAGCAATTTATTGATGAAGCTATCCACCACTTTGGTAGAt TGGATCATCTGGTGAATAATGCTGGAGTTACTGGCGGCTACCCATTTGAAGAGATCACAGATATTACAAAATTTGCACTTCTAATG GCAAGTAAAGCAGCATTAATAGGCTTCTTTGAGGCACTGAGAATTGAGCTGGCTCCTTCAGTCACCATAACAATTGCCACTCTTGGTATAATAGATTCCGAGATGTCCCGGGGAAAAATCTTATCCAAGGATGGAGAACTCATACTATCCCCAGAAAACAGCAAa GGTGTTTTTGAGGGATTCCCAGTGATGAACACTGAGCCAGCTACTAAGTCCATTGTCGATAGTATCTGCCGAGGAGAAAGGTATGTGACTGAGCCACAATGGTACGGAGCGATCCATCTGCTCAAAGATTTATGCCCAGAAATGGTGGAATGGTACTATAGCATCATGTACTTTAAGAAGAAATCGAGCCTATTTGCAGAAAAAGCAGACTGA